In one window of Ovis aries strain OAR_USU_Benz2616 breed Rambouillet chromosome 5, ARS-UI_Ramb_v3.0, whole genome shotgun sequence DNA:
- the LOC101109878 gene encoding olfactory receptor-like protein OLF4 yields MYLITVFGNLLIILAVSSDPHLHTPMYFFLSNLSFVDICFTSTTIPKMLWNIQTQRKGITYEGCITQMYFYILFAGLDDILLTVMAYDRYVAICHPLHYMVIMSPRLCGLLVLISWVQIALYSLLHSLMVLRLSFCPVVQIPHFFCELSQVVKLATSDNFLNNIVMYLSSVLIGVGPFAGILYSYSKIVSCICKITSAQGKYKAFSTCVSHLSVVFLFYFTTLGVYFSSAASHSSHSSTVASVMYTGHTHAESFHLQSEKPRYKRGS; encoded by the coding sequence ATGTACCTAATCACTGTGTTTGGAAACCTACTCATCATCCTGGCCGTCAGCTCagacccccacctccacacccccatgtacttcttcctctccaacctgTCCTTTGTAGACATCTGTTTCACTTCCACCACCATCCCAAAGATGCTGTGGAACATCCAGACACAGAGGAAAGGTATCACCTATGAAGGCTGCATCACCCAGATGTATTTTTACATTCTCTTTGCAGGATTAGATGACATTCTCCTGACAGTGATGGCCTATGATCGGtatgtggccatctgccacccccTGCACTACATGGTCATCATGAGCCCCCGGCTCTGCGGACTGCTGGTTCTGATATCCTGGGTGCAGATTGCCTTGTATTCCTTGCTACACAGTTTAATGGTGTTGCGATTGTCCTTCTGCCCAGTTGTACAAATCCCCCACTTTTTCTGTGAACTCAGTCAGGTGGTAAAACTTGCTACTTCTGACAACTTTCTTAATAACATAGTGATGTATTTGTCATCTGTCCTGATCGGTGTTGGTCCTTTTGCTGGTATCCTTTACTCATATTCTAAAATAGTTTCTTGCATATGTAAAATCACATCGGCTCAGGGGAAGTATAAAGCATTTTCCACCTGTGTGTCCCACCTCTCAGTTgtcttcctattttattttacaacctTGGGAGTTTACTTTAGCTCTGCTGCTTCCCACAGCTCACATTCAAGTACAGTCGCCTCGGTGATGTACACTGGTCACACCCATGCTGAATCCTTTCATCTACAGTCTGAGAAACCGAGATATAAAAGAGGGTCTTAA